In Candidatus Eisenbacteria bacterium, one genomic interval encodes:
- a CDS encoding uroporphyrinogen decarboxylase family protein: MTRRERIRKTLLGEPTDRPPVSCWRHFYDREGNAQDLAEAMLDFQRTYDWDFLKVNPRASYHVEDWGVRTRRPGRGPLDKPKVVESPVKRPADWSRIRPLVATQGVLGEMLDAEERIAAIVQGDTDWVMTVFNPISIAADLIDEEEFVRHLREHGEAVHDALRAITETYIEFVRATMERGASGIFFATTDWGNSTRIHRDMMEEFGRPYDLQVLGAAAGAPLNIVHVCGPGAYVKEHLDYPVSVISWDSRSRGNPTMQQLRLHTDRTFLTGLDHEGTFVRGPAEAVREEARSAIRDSGGTRFILGPGCAVPAAAPMEHFQVTRDAVEGAVRS, translated from the coding sequence ATGACACGACGAGAGAGAATCCGAAAGACGCTTCTGGGCGAGCCGACCGACCGGCCTCCCGTCTCCTGCTGGCGGCACTTCTACGACCGCGAGGGGAACGCGCAGGACCTCGCCGAGGCGATGCTGGACTTCCAGCGAACCTACGACTGGGACTTCCTCAAGGTGAACCCGCGCGCCTCGTACCACGTCGAAGATTGGGGTGTGAGGACGCGGCGGCCGGGCCGGGGGCCGCTCGACAAGCCGAAGGTGGTGGAGAGCCCGGTCAAGCGCCCGGCGGATTGGTCGCGCATCCGGCCGCTCGTCGCCACCCAGGGCGTGCTGGGGGAGATGCTCGATGCCGAAGAGCGGATCGCGGCGATCGTCCAGGGCGACACGGACTGGGTCATGACGGTCTTCAACCCGATCTCGATCGCCGCCGACCTCATCGACGAGGAGGAATTCGTCCGGCACCTTCGCGAGCACGGCGAGGCCGTGCACGACGCGCTCCGCGCGATCACCGAGACGTACATCGAATTCGTCCGCGCCACCATGGAGCGCGGCGCGTCGGGGATCTTCTTCGCGACCACGGACTGGGGGAACAGCACGCGCATCCACCGGGACATGATGGAGGAGTTCGGAAGGCCGTACGACCTCCAGGTTCTCGGCGCCGCCGCGGGCGCCCCGCTCAACATCGTTCACGTCTGCGGCCCGGGCGCGTACGTGAAGGAGCACCTCGACTACCCCGTCTCGGTGATCTCGTGGGATTCGCGCTCTCGCGGGAATCCCACGATGCAGCAGCTCCGGCTCCACACGGATCGGACGTTCCTCACGGGCCTCGATCACGAGGGGACCTTCGTGCGCGGGCCCGCGGAAGCCGTGCGGGAGGAGGCGCGATCCGCGATCCGGGACTCCGGGGGCACGCGATTCATCCTCGGACCGGGTTGCGCCGTGCCGGCGGCGGCGCCGATGGAGCACTTCCAGGTCACGCGGGACGCCGTGGAGGGAGCCGTCCGCTCGTGA
- a CDS encoding nodulation protein NfeD, with the protein MTRHGRAVRLALAVGALLVAGFVLVAGGHAQEKAASASARQVDILTLEGAIQPIAAEVVEEAIERAEKAKREALVIRLDTPGGLDTSMRDIIKSILIAEVPVVVYVAPSGSRAASAGTFIAMAAHVAAMAPGTSIGAATPVNVGGGDVSKDMASKVKNDAVSYIRSLAKQRGRNADWAEKAVLEGSSLGAEDAVEQKVVDLLVSSLPELLEKIDGRTVTVAGITRTLRTKDAVQIEVEPSWRQKLLGRIIDPNVAYILFILGFYGLLFELSSPGAILPGVVGGICLLLAFLAFQALPVNLTGLFLVVFAMVLFAIEVKVQSHGILAMGGVISLLLGSLILLGGDTGAARISLSVIVTVTAATAAFFLFVVSAAVRAQRRKPETGEQGLLGEQGTALTDLGPKGQVFVHGEYWAAEADEPITQGTRIVVDRVEGLVLRVRKA; encoded by the coding sequence GTGACACGGCACGGCCGTGCGGTCCGGCTCGCGCTCGCGGTCGGCGCGCTCCTGGTAGCGGGTTTCGTGCTCGTCGCGGGCGGTCACGCGCAGGAGAAGGCGGCCTCCGCCTCCGCGCGCCAGGTCGACATCCTCACCCTCGAGGGCGCGATCCAGCCCATCGCCGCCGAGGTCGTGGAGGAGGCGATCGAGCGCGCCGAGAAGGCGAAGCGCGAGGCCCTCGTGATCCGCCTCGACACTCCGGGCGGCCTCGACACCTCGATGCGCGACATCATCAAGAGCATCCTGATCGCCGAGGTGCCGGTCGTGGTCTACGTCGCTCCCTCGGGCAGCCGGGCGGCGAGCGCGGGCACCTTCATCGCGATGGCCGCGCACGTCGCCGCGATGGCTCCGGGCACCTCGATCGGTGCGGCGACCCCCGTCAACGTGGGCGGAGGCGACGTCTCCAAGGACATGGCGAGCAAGGTGAAGAACGACGCGGTGAGCTACATCCGCTCGCTCGCGAAGCAGCGCGGGCGGAACGCGGACTGGGCCGAGAAGGCCGTGCTCGAGGGGAGCTCGCTCGGGGCGGAGGACGCGGTGGAACAGAAGGTGGTCGACCTCCTGGTGAGCTCCCTGCCCGAGCTCCTCGAGAAGATCGACGGCCGCACCGTCACCGTTGCCGGGATCACGCGGACGCTCCGCACGAAGGACGCCGTCCAGATCGAGGTCGAGCCCTCGTGGCGCCAGAAGCTCCTCGGCCGGATCATCGATCCGAACGTCGCCTACATCCTCTTCATCCTCGGGTTCTACGGGCTCCTCTTCGAGCTCTCGAGCCCCGGCGCGATCCTGCCGGGCGTGGTCGGCGGGATCTGCCTCCTCCTCGCGTTCCTCGCGTTCCAGGCGCTCCCGGTGAATCTCACGGGACTCTTCCTCGTCGTCTTCGCGATGGTGCTCTTCGCGATCGAGGTGAAGGTGCAGAGCCACGGCATCCTCGCCATGGGAGGCGTGATCTCGCTCCTCCTCGGCTCGCTCATCCTCCTCGGCGGCGACACCGGGGCGGCGCGGATCTCGCTCTCGGTGATCGTCACCGTCACGGCGGCCACGGCCGCCTTCTTCCTCTTCGTCGTGAGCGCGGCGGTGCGCGCCCAGCGGCGGAAACCCGAGACCGGGGAGCAGGGACTCCTCGGCGAGCAGGGAACGGCCCTCACGGACCTGGGCCCGAAGGGCCAGGTGTTCGTCCATGGGGAGTACTGGGCCGCCGAAGCGGACGAGCCCATCACGCAGGGAACGCGGATCGTCGTGGACCGGGTGGAGGGATTGGTCCTCAGGGTCCGGAAGGCCTAA